A genomic region of Pseudomonas abietaniphila contains the following coding sequences:
- the ybgF gene encoding tol-pal system protein YbgF: MRTCRRALTVLALTLPLAAMGAVPVVDDNSGSAGSSYPPSGYGTAGAYAGGGATAQPSAQGQLFMQLQQMQDEISRLRGIVEVQQNDIQQMKQEALDRYKDLDSRIGAGGAPAAPAANNSASDGGVNAGGAPVAPAAGAAASQAPQTSSEPGDPAKEKLYYDAAFDLIKAKDFDKASQAFSAFLRKYPNSQYAGNAQYWLGEVNLAKGDLQGAGQAFAKVSQLYPKHAKVPDSLYKLADVERRLGHTDKVKGILQQVVAQYPGTSAAQLAQRDLQRL, encoded by the coding sequence ATGCGAACGTGCCGCCGTGCTTTAACCGTTCTGGCTCTCACCCTTCCTCTTGCAGCGATGGGTGCGGTTCCTGTGGTCGATGACAACTCTGGCTCCGCTGGCAGCAGTTATCCGCCATCGGGTTATGGTACGGCGGGCGCCTACGCCGGAGGTGGGGCTACGGCCCAACCTTCGGCGCAAGGTCAGCTGTTCATGCAGTTGCAACAAATGCAGGATGAAATTTCGCGCTTGCGCGGAATCGTCGAAGTCCAGCAGAACGATATCCAGCAAATGAAACAAGAAGCGCTGGATCGCTACAAGGACCTCGATTCTCGCATCGGAGCTGGCGGCGCACCCGCTGCACCCGCTGCCAACAATTCTGCTTCCGACGGCGGCGTCAATGCCGGCGGAGCACCCGTAGCACCTGCCGCTGGCGCAGCGGCCAGTCAGGCACCGCAAACCAGCAGCGAACCCGGTGATCCGGCGAAAGAGAAGCTCTATTACGACGCTGCTTTCGACTTGATCAAGGCCAAGGATTTCGACAAGGCCAGCCAGGCGTTTTCTGCGTTCTTGCGCAAGTACCCGAACAGCCAGTACGCCGGCAATGCCCAGTACTGGTTAGGCGAAGTGAATCTGGCCAAAGGCGACCTTCAAGGTGCTGGTCAGGCGTTCGCCAAAGTGAGCCAGTTGTACCCCAAGCATGCCAAGGTGCCTGACTCTCTCTACAAACTGGCGGATGTCGAGCGTCGTCTGGGTCACACCGACAAGGTCAAAGGCATTCTCCAGCAAGTCGTCGCCCAATACCCTGGGACGTCGGCGGCACAACTGGCTCAGCGTGACCTTC